One Dioscorea cayenensis subsp. rotundata cultivar TDr96_F1 chromosome 19, TDr96_F1_v2_PseudoChromosome.rev07_lg8_w22 25.fasta, whole genome shotgun sequence genomic window, ATCCATCCCAGTCGAGAATTGGAATCTCACTCTTGTAATTCAAGATTTTTCAATCAGCGAAGATTGGCCATCCTTGTTAACCTTGATTCGCATTGAGCCTACAGTGACAACATCTTCTGAATAGCTCTCTCTTGGCCCTTGAAGAGATGAATTAGTTTTACCTCCCTCGGGATAAATGGTGATAGAGCCAATCTGAAACACAGATTCCACATCGTTGGTATGTGCTAACTCAGGACTTGTGTCCTCTTTGTCGACTTTTGGATGACATTCTGGAGAAACAGCCTTCTTTGGACCACCAAGTTCATTAGATTTTTTGATAGTTATTGGAGAATTTTTTGTCAGGAAAATAGGTTCTTTTCCATCCGCTTCGTAAAGCTGCTTGGCCGAACCATTCAGAACAGCTTTCTCTTTAACAAAAACACCTGACTGTTTTGCAACCTCTTTCGATGTCTGAACAGCTGTGAGGTctaattttccaaatttttcaGGAAGATGAGCAATGCCATTTTGTTGTTCTGCATTGTTCTGGGTTCCATTTTCTACTGCAACATGGGATTGATATTCATCCAGATGCAAGAGCTCATTAACTGGACCATTAAGTTGATTCTGGGACAATGCTGGCCCACCTAAGTAAGCAGAATCACTGGGCCTGTAGGATTGAGCAGAGGATGCCAATGCAAATGGCTTGCTGTAGCCTCTGCGGGGTAGCCTTGACCTTTCTTCCTCCATAATTTTCTGCCGTTCTTCATAGAACATGAAGTCATCAAGTAAAGAAGTCCCCGGAGagctatttttgaatatgtGCAGCATACTCAAGCCTGGTAAATATGGCACCTGTAAGTCAGAACAAAAAGTTAGGCATTAAATCCTTCTAATATCATGCATCAAAGGCATTTGCAGAAATTCTAGaagttcaacaaaaaaataaggtcATAATCTGAAGTTGATTCAAGTCCTGCCGACAAAAACAAAAGGGGACTTTCTTGGAAGAGAGCCAAAAGATTTGCaaagaagaaaatcaagtaATTTGGTATATCAGCAAGATAAGGGGTCAATATTCAAAGAATCTCATTCAAACTTTGGAAATACCAAAACTTagcttttaagaaaaaaatcattgactGTAAAAACACATTGTTGAGAATCTTACAACAGACAAGAGGTAATAAGCAGagaataaacattaaaaaaggttatACAGGTGGATGTTGCTTTACTTCACAACAAGGCCTTTGTCTACTTTTATGAATAAGCATGTCTTTCCCAAGGCAAAAAAGACAAATGAATATAAAAGGGTAAGAAATAAAGAACAATAAAGCAAACATCAGAATGTAACTACCTCTTGGGTGTCTCTGCTGCTGGTGACAGGCCTATTTTCATTGTTCTCTAGTATGATGTGCCGTAAACTAGTATTTGGCACATCCTTTATAATGTGCCACTTGATAGGAAAGCTACCGATCCATTTATCTTGCTGCCAAAATTCCATGTCTTTGGAAAAGTCAACCGGACCAACCATCTCTGCAACACCACAGAAATGTCCGCTTGCATTAACCTGCACGGCAAACCAGTGTTTGCTAAGTATCAGATAATCCAAACTGTCAAATTAAATGACTAAATAGGGGGTGATCAAGATATCAAGATGATCACTcacagaaaagaaaagaaagacagGGCAATGTCTTGGCTTCCCAGCAGAGATCATCTGCGCTTCATTGTATGCAGAATCAAGCTTTTTGTTTCCATTGGGAGTGCTTGACCAGACGTTATATTTTATGCTTTTATGcacatcatcttcactataTGACTTGATGACAAAGAACTTGGCTTCTGAATAATCAAGAGCAAAATCATCTCTATTATACTTGTCTGTCTGAATGACAATGTTACCGTGTGCATCACCAGCACCGACTTTGTTCCTGTATGCTTTGACTGTGATCATTGAAGGCTTCTGAACTTTGGATCTGTTTGTCCTTGGAGCCCGACTTTGATCATACAACATCCTTGTATTTCTATCCCCATTGGTAATAGCACTATTAAATTGGATTCCAGGACCAAACTTGTCTGGTGCATCCCATACATGAGAATTGGATCCAAAACTTCCAATGCCATTACCACTAAGCAAGCTACCTTTGAATGGGTCGTTAACAGATGGAGCTCGATCATTTGAGATGCGATGTGTTGCTTGAATAGAACCAGAACTTCCAGCCTGAGAATGGGTATTCAAACACAAATACCATTAGCAGGTTTTGTGACTCAAATTAACATGATATAATCCACCTAAGATGAGACCACTGTATAGTACATAAAGAAGCAGATGTGAACTTGGAAAATGACACTAAAAGATGTGGCTAATAATGAAGGACTAGGGGGCACCAAAAAAAAACTGTCATGTAAACTGGCAAACATTGCTCCTAATTCTGAACcctttatatagaaaaattgcAACCCAACAAGAAATGCCTAAGCTGGCAAATGGTTATGTATCAAGCGAGAGGAAAGTATTTAATTTCCGAGAATTACCTGTGGAACCTGATGGTTTCTGCCAGATGTTATAGCTCCGTGAGATGAGGACTGCTTACTGTGCGTCTTGTTGCTCAATAACCCTTCTGCTAGCTTAGACAGGCTTTGAGGTGGGTGAGAAGAAGATTCAAAAGGCAAAGATGTTGGATAGCCTGAACCAAACTTCTGCAAATTAGAATCTGCGCTGGCAGATGATGCACGAGGGGTGTGCTTTAAAGTAGCACTATCAACTCTATTCATAACTGTTGAACCATTGCTTGAAGTCAAATGACCCGAATAACTGTTTGGTGCAATATCTGAATTTGATTGGACAACAACTGGGAAATACGCAGGTGAAGATATGGGTTGCTGATATAAGGAGCCTGTAGCATATTGTTGTGTTCCTATAAATGGGCTGTCATACCCAACAGCACCAGGTATGTAAGGATTGTAAGGATTGTAAGGAGACTGTGCATATTCATAGCTAGGAGAGTAATATACATATGGTGTGCCATCAGTTTGCAAACCCTGGAGCACAACAGAGAGACAGatatcaagaaaaagaaaggtgaAAATATAAGCATTACAATACTATATCAAAGGAAATAGTTAGCCTTACCGACTGGAGATCTTGACCATCTATCCCAAAAAACATATGGTGGTCATCCAGTTCACTAGGTGATTCAAATCCTGCATAATCACATAGAAAGGGATACAATAAGTACACTCCAACTATGTTGATCTTCACACTAAATGGCAAccacatgaatatatatatatatatatatataaatcacttGCAGAAGAGGTGTTAATACCTGTACAGTAGTACCCATAATAGTTGGCAGCAGAGGGATAATATAGGCCCTGGTCGAGAAGCACCTCTGGTGCTGTTTCATTACCCATGTAATCAATATCTTCAAGAGGTGGGGTTGATGCAAGCTGTGGGTTCAATCCAGTACCAGGCATCTGAAATCCAGAGAGAAGGACAGTTAGCCATAATGCAGAACTTACAGTAATAGATACAAAGCCAGCACAACAACTCCAATTTCTTATCTATTGTGTGCCTCACAAAGAATTCATTCCACTCCATTTATGCgacaatcaaaacacaaacagATACACAATAATATGATCAAAACAGACAGGCACGTACCATGTATGTCTCGGTGACTAATCTATCAGAACCATTGTACATCTCCATGCCAGCACTGCTGCAACTAGAAAGCAATGCAGGAAAAGTCATGCTATATCCCTTGAACTAGATCAAAGCTTTCTAAACAActtaataagtaaataaaactCTTTATATCATACATACAAAGGAACTCTTTcgcatatatgtataaaaaaaataaaaataaaataaaaataaaaaataaaaacccataCAAACAATTTGCTGATTCCAAACAATTATCTAATAAGCCgcataaaagcaaaagaaagccCTAGCTATGATATTCAGCCACAAATCCAGCACTTTTaacaccaaaaaaaatcaacagCAAAGGTCAACCAGATCCAATCTACTGAAAACATACAACAAGGCCGAGAAAATCTCGCACAAACGaagaattcaaataaataaaaccatacgAAATCGACGCACTAGCATTTAAAGACATATAAGATAAGAAAACTACcagaaaaaaaggggaaaatcGTCGAAACCCTAATTCACGCCATGGAAGGGAAAGAGAGGTCGGAGATATACAGATAAGGTGATCTGTCACTGGACACAGCGAACCCCCCAGCCATGGATTCGCTTTGCTTCCGCTTCCGATGTGAATAGAGGctccaaaaaccctaaccctagaaaaaaccaaaaacgcTGAGTATTCGAAATCGCGGAGGAGTCGAGGAGACGAGAGATTCGCGATGGTGGTGTTGTTCTTCGGGTCCTCGAACCCAAAAAGTAATATAACCCGCCTGAGAACTTAAATGACGGATTTACCCCTATAAGGCATCTTTATTCACGAAACTACACCGTGGAGGGTACTGGAAGGATGTAGGTGCATCCTCGGGGTTGAGATTTTTAGATTGTAAATAGGGATAGAATGGTCATCTGGGCTGGCATAGTTTGCGCGAATCTTGAGACCGAAATGGATGGCCTGGATCAGGACTCTCTATAAAGAGCTTTTTTGCTGaactacttgtgtttttctttttcttttaatttgataatatttatttatttctttctttaattcaaATGCATCCTGAATCAgagttgaaaaaaaagaaaatgagttaattatagaaaatgatatttatggaaataaaatgaaaaaaatatatacatatgtttaaCTGGAGAGTGAGTGTGTGATCCTTAAGCTTAGAGATAAAACTCTAGAATGATGTAGAAAAAGTTTCAGTCTTTCAGCAGAGTACAAGAGCAGAACAAATTAAACAAGTGcatcagagaaaaaaaaaaaaatcaaacatttatATCCTGAAGTTTATGTACAGCATCAAGTGCATCCTTGCTTgccaaacaaaaaacacaaggaATTCACTGAAAATTTTAAGAATGTGGCAACAATTTACTATAAAAGAACATCATATCAGATGCCCTCTGATTAGCCTGCAGAGTGAAGCAGGTGTCTTGTTTGTGTTCGAATTTTCGAAGAACAGCTCTTTATGAGAAGGAAACCTTCTCCGGATATTGGTCTAAGCTTTGATGCATTCTTTTTGATTGTCAAGAGGTGCATTGGCTTCTCAACTGCCTCTTTTGAGTTAGTAAGAAAGCTTCTTCACTTCAATATTAATTCCAGCATGCAAATCTCAAATTTCAGTAATCTGTAATAGCAATGCACTCTTGATAAATAGCTTTATAAGACAACAGGGAACAAGAAGATGCACCacatcatataatataataagaaataacTGAGTATGGTGGAAGGACAAAtacaattattttatatgaatggttttcattgatttttactCCATCAAATTTGATTTATCATCATCTTAAAGAGATCACCCGCTATTCGTTTTCTCGCTATAAGAAAGTAGAAAGTGTTATATTGTAAATGAAGGCAATGTCTGGCAGATgattttcatacaatcaagactTTGAAGTAAACTACACCACAAACAAACTACATGATGAGCATTTGGAAGATTAAAACAGTGGAAATTATGCATTACCATTTGCTCCAAAATCCTGCTTGACATTAGGACACTTGTCAATGAATTGGGTACCATTTTCACAGTGCTATAATTATCATTTGCACCAGAGACAAGATGAGGAACTAGCATTCTTATAATCTTTATGTAGACAAGGGCACAAAAATATATGTGAACTCTCAATGGAAAGAGCCCATTCACTTGATATTTCAAACAACTGCAAGAGATGTGAagttcaaaaggaaaaaaaaactgtgaaaacacacacacacacacacacaaaagaaacTAAGTGGGCCTTGCATATTGTGAAACATGCTGAGCAAAttcagacaaaaaaaaaacactaatccacCCACAACGTCTTCTGAATTGTGCTTCTAGACCTCATTGTTTTTTCACAAGAGTAAATCAAGCAACATTATCCAAGCTCATATATCATGACTTGTGTAACATTGCAAGATCCATTGCAAGATAaacagaaatcaacatcaaaacaTGCAGTTCTTGTTCCAAATTCTTATCAAATAAACAGAAGCACACAATTGTACAACCCAAAATTAAACTCAGCATCAAACAATTAACACTCCAAACTCCAAACACAACTCACACatctaaattttcaatttttatgtaGATCTATGTATCTAAATGAACTTTAATAAAATTCTACACAGAAATCAAGCAGGAaaagatattaaataaaaaaggtcAATGAAGCATCAGACCTTGAACTTTGGGAGcaaaaaagatcaatgaaactgAGCATGAAATAGATCAATGAGATGGATAAACACATGTAGTAAAGAACGACAAGGACAAAGCTAATAATACAGAAAATCTGATTGAGacaacaatagaaaaatagagGACAAGAACCAGACGTCGATTAGAAGTGGATCAGatcaaacaacaaccaaaacagATTAAAAAGAAGATAATGTGGTTGAACCGACATTTGTCAGGTGATTGAATTAGGAGGATCACTTTACGAGATGTTAGGTCCTCCAAGAGCTGAAGCCAAAGGACTGAAGAAATCGACATATTAGATGTCAAGTGATTGAATTTAGATTTACATCTTTTCCGTCAATAAACATATGGTCAATTTTACATATGAATAAAAGATGTGATGATATTatacaagaaaaaatataattattttgtttgaacaAAATATTTCAACATATCACTGGAACAAAAAAGTTTTTTAGATTTTGAGAAGggaacttttttttaatgataaattagCGACaatcacttttttattttttgcattgtgcTTAAGAGGTTTCGGGAACTTGTTTTActtgtattgtttttatttgaaattatttttataagattgataaaaaataatattttttttaataaaagtggataaaccacgacttttattaaaaaactggAAAACATAATAAGCTAAAGCAAGATAAGCTAACGCTTATAGACCCAAGCGGAAGCATGAGtagagaaaagcaaaagaacaaaaaaagtacATCACTAGAGGTGATACACTTctaaccaaggttgtcagacctaGACCGGCCTAGCCCGGTTCAACccgaaaaaccgggaaccggccatgtggccggttTGGGTATATCCCATTgaaccgggtattaaaaaacctaGTGTTAACacggtgacccgggcggtttaACCgagaaccggttgacccggccgggtcaatcgggtcataatgtttaattttttttttacaatatttaataatttattattattttctcattgaaaaacacaaaatcgtctatatttattaatattaatttataatttataatcaataaatagaattacaatatatatatatatattataaacataccaacaaaaattaacatttaaaaataaaatctattaatgtgttatgtaaatactttctaaaaatttaatttattaagaaaataaaacaataaacgagtgtaattttattataaagatataaaattaaagtattctaattaaataaaatatataagaaaatttaaaacaaaataaaactcaaatgacatataagaattagtgaattaaatttcttatctattttaacaaaatcaaccaataaacaaataaataaataaataacaccgagagaagttcgataattatatattaatatattaaatttgtaaatatttaaaaaatgtaaaaataaatgacataattagaaaactctactgtatataaagtcatttatcaatttaaatatcaaatttgagtaggtttttatattataattatgggtttaatattatatttgctaattattaattattataatattttttatatttaattattgaccccggttcgacccggtcgaacccattgacccttgacccctgggcttagccgggtctgacaaccttgttTCTAACAATTACACACTAAAGcaacaaaagaagagaaaacacAGAGGAGTTGACGAAGCCTGGCAAAAGGTGACAAAGGTCAACTCATGTTGAAGGAAGAGGGGATCACTCTTAAGGTGATTGTGGTGCCGCAATGTTGTGATgctcactctattgcttgttcAGGAAGGTGAGCGAATGCTTTATATTATGGATGGAATCGCTAGGCAGTAGTTGGTGTAGATCTCTAACTACAGAAAACCATGCTAGAATCATgtgaataattataattttaacaataattgaTAGTCAAGATAAAACAAGAAAGTTAATAATTCAATTGTTTCTtacaagccaaatattccataaAATTGCTTTTGAATACCATAATATTAATCTCAATAAtatagaaaacattaaaaaaagatttttgagtaaaaataattgggattttaaataaattaatattgtagctataattttttttaaaaaaacaagtttgTCAGgggatatttaaaaataaataaataaataaataaaaaatgaatcaacCCCTAAACATTAAGTGATGGGCAAATGTGccttaaaataatatattataccTATAGGTAAATTTTTTGACTGAAATACCAAACTATGACTCATTTTTAATATGTGTCCGAACttcaatttcaatcaaaataattacctaacttttattttatttcacagGGGTAATTACCTGAGAAATTCTGATCTAGTTATGATGAGTTGGATGACGAAAAAAATTATGTCAACACTTGAATGATACGTTGGTACGAACAACTGGCAAAATCATATCATAaatcattattataaaatattacaaacaaatatcaatattgtataaatttataattatactataatactttgtttctttttaataaagctgtggtttatccacttttatcaaaaaaaaataaaaataaaaaaaaaataaaaaaaattatactataatatttttttaatatgttatatagTTATACACTGCAAGcgtatatataatttaattatagtatgaatattaataaaagcatataaatagttttttaatagtaatataaaaaatttatggtaTGCATacattatatacatattaatgtatactatttattaaaaagattttatactattaatatttatatgtgtttaaataaatcaatatactATATTTATTAGTAGTAATATGTTActatattaaaatgaaaattattagcAACGCATATACTGTGTGAATTACTGCTACTAATGGAACATCATTGATATGCTATATAAATACTAacttaaaaagaaatacattTACACACATGGTCAATCAGTCAcctaaatttattcaaaaatgaaaaaaaaaaaagtcaattgtGCAATCAATAGGACAACAGGGATTAGGCAAATGTAATCCAAAAGAGACTTTGCATAAAGATATTTAAGAGTATACACATCTTGCGGATTGCTAGTCAATACCCATATCTTTAAAATGCTTTTTCtcatattaaaaatcaattagaaCCAATAAAATTCCATGAAATGATAGTAGTTACTTCCTAGTCGATCTACTCCTTCATTGGTTTGatattaattatcatatttaatttttttttaaaaaaatatctatcataagttttataaacattatttcttttgaattttatttttctttctatttaaaaatagatatgcatattaataaatatagatatgtgtattaataaaaagaaataatttttaataaaattaaaaaatttaattaaaattttaatatttgtacAAAACTAAAACGTTCCAATTAATATGAAACCGAGTGCGTAATGCGTATTAAAATTCCACTTCTTCCGCCGCATTTATAAATTATCATGGACTTTTGGGCAAATTAATTTAACAGCTAGCCTCTATATATATCACCACTACATATTCTCATGATCTCATCTCAAAAGTAGCACCAGCTTCTCAGTCCTCGCTTTTCCTTTAATATATATCTTGCACACAAGTTTCTTAATATTGTTTGTCAATGGCTTCATCTGATAGCAATAGCATGCTAAGGTATATGATCAATCAAATTAAGTTCTCTTCTTCAAACATATATCTAGTaatctagtttttatttatttttttccttttcccccatcttaattaattaaattatatttattctgcttgattaattatatgttaCTGATCATCAAGGTTGGAGGGCAAGGTGGCGATCATCACTGGAGCGGCGAGTGGGATCGGAGAAGCCACAGCGAGGCTCTTCGCCGCTCATGGCGCAACCGTTGTCATCGCCGACGTACAAGACGAGCTCGGTGAGGCCGTCGCTGCTTCCATCGGCCTTCACAAGTCCAGCTACAAGCACTGTGATGTCACTGACGAGAAGCAGGTTCCTACCTTATCACCACCCTTTTTTTTATGTAGATGgatcatatataattttacgcaagtattattattatttttttaatttgtattatcaagttatcatatatatatatatacacacgtgTATTTGTTAGGTGGAGGAAATAGTGGATTACACTGTGGGGAAGTACGGGCGTTTAGACATCATGCATGGCAACGCAGGCATACTCGGACCAATTGAAGGTGTTATGGATATGGACCTGACCCAACTGGACAAAACGCTGGCCGTGCACGTCCGTGGCACTGCAGCAGCGATCAAGCACGCGGCGCGTGCCATGCGAGCGAGCGGCACTCGCGGGTCCATCATCTGCACAGCAAGCGTCGCGGCAAGACAAGGCAATCTCGGACCCGTAGCGTACACTGCGGCGAAGCACGCTGTGATTGGGCTGATGCGCTCGGCCGTGTCAGACCTTGGGGCGCATGGGATTCGAATCAATTGCATCTCACCCTATGGAGTGGCTACTCCGCTGGCGTGCTCGTTCAGTGGGAAGGCGCCTGAGAAGGTTGAAGATGATTTCTATAAGATGGCTGTTCTAAAGGGCGTAGTGTTGAAAGGTGGGCATGTTGCGCAGGCTGCTCTCTTCTTGGCCTCGGATGCATCGGAGTATATTAGTGGCCATGATTTGGTCATTGATGGCGGTGTCACTGTGGTCATGCGTGAGTAGCTAGaatatgtatttgtttgttttgctttaATAATTGTTTACTGGGGTAGTGGGTGTCATTCTAAACTTTCTCTTGTTTAGATTGACGTTATATATCCACTATGCACTCAAAGTTTGTCGgctgttataaaaaaatatatttaatagatAATAAAAGGTTATATATGATATGATGATGTTTGGTGTTCAATTCGTTCACGGTATTGTTTGTTggtcaaatttataattttgactgtttatttttttgaaaagtagGTCATCACAAAgttgatttatatataatgtattgACTATTCAAAGTAtaccattaaaaatattgattattcaacaaatagaaatatattgattaataaaaaatttctgaTGTGAGATTTATAATTATCTATTTGTCTTTTGTCTTGGAATCATCATTGGCGTCAgtatagataaaaaataaaattggatcatcataaaatatatatatatatatatatatatgataaaaaataaaaaaagaaaaaaagtttttttggtttttgagatttataaaataagatgtgagttttatttttatttttattttatttttttctgattgTCAAAATCATCTAgttcaaaaatgaaagtgatgaCAACAATAGATATGATTTGTTATGCGACAACAAGAAAAGGACGTTACACCAAACTGCTCTAGccaaatatgttttaattttgttcaaaGTTAGGTTGGATGGCTAATCTACGGCATCACTTTAGCGTTTGCATGGCAATCTTACTTAAGCCTAAAATTAATAAGTAGTAATGATtggttgattttttctttttctttttagatttaggagtttatttttataatatataatttgtgaGTATTTGAATGGATTTTTGTGTGACGACCCGCCGTTGCGTCCAAAAAATCTCATTAATTGgatgttattaaaaataatgtagcTCTATAATAGCAGAGAAAAATATAGATGAtatcttgaaaaaaatatttagagctttaatagaaatatatatatatatttagtgaCTCGATGTAAGATGGTtagatatttttgaaaaaactcaaaaatagttCTGGATAAGAGAAAAATATGGAGATATTGTGTAAAGTAGGGAGATTAAGGGGTTTTTAGTGTGAGGAAAAGTAACAACTTTCCCTTGAAAGTTAAGATTGTGAAACGTTTTCATatatttggttggaaaaaaaaactatgtaaaATAAATGTCAACTTGCAATTACTTTCCTTTTGACCAAGGAAAAATGATTCACAGGGAAGAGGGTGTGA contains:
- the LOC120249671 gene encoding YTH domain-containing protein ECT4 isoform X1; this encodes MAGGFAVSSDRSPYLSAGMEMYNGSDRLVTETYMMPGTGLNPQLASTPPLEDIDYMGNETAPEVLLDQGLYYPSAANYYGYYCTGFESPSELDDHHMFFGIDGQDLQSGLQTDGTPYVYYSPSYEYAQSPYNPYNPYIPGAVGYDSPFIGTQQYATGSLYQQPISSPAYFPVVVQSNSDIAPNSYSGHLTSSNGSTVMNRVDSATLKHTPRASSASADSNLQKFGSGYPTSLPFESSSHPPQSLSKLAEGLLSNKTHSKQSSSHGAITSGRNHQVPQAGSSGSIQATHRISNDRAPSVNDPFKGSLLSGNGIGSFGSNSHVWDAPDKFGPGIQFNSAITNGDRNTRMLYDQSRAPRTNRSKVQKPSMITVKAYRNKVGAGDAHGNIVIQTDKYNRDDFALDYSEAKFFVIKSYSEDDVHKSIKYNVWSSTPNGNKKLDSAYNEAQMISAGKPRHCPVFLFFSVNASGHFCGVAEMVGPVDFSKDMEFWQQDKWIGSFPIKWHIIKDVPNTSLRHIILENNENRPVTSSRDTQEVPYLPGLSMLHIFKNSSPGTSLLDDFMFYEERQKIMEEERSRLPRRGYSKPFALASSAQSYRPSDSAYLGGPALSQNQLNGPVNELLHLDEYQSHVAVENGTQNNAEQQNGIAHLPEKFGKLDLTAVQTSKEVAKQSGVFVKEKAVLNGSAKQLYEADGKEPIFLTKNSPITIKKSNELGGPKKAVSPECHPKVDKEDTSPELAHTNDVESVFQIGSITIYPEGGKTNSSLQGPRESYSEDVVTVGSMRIKVNKDGQSSLIEKS
- the LOC120249671 gene encoding YTH domain-containing protein ECT4 isoform X2, yielding MEMYNGSDRLVTETYMMPGTGLNPQLASTPPLEDIDYMGNETAPEVLLDQGLYYPSAANYYGYYCTGFESPSELDDHHMFFGIDGQDLQSGLQTDGTPYVYYSPSYEYAQSPYNPYNPYIPGAVGYDSPFIGTQQYATGSLYQQPISSPAYFPVVVQSNSDIAPNSYSGHLTSSNGSTVMNRVDSATLKHTPRASSASADSNLQKFGSGYPTSLPFESSSHPPQSLSKLAEGLLSNKTHSKQSSSHGAITSGRNHQVPQAGSSGSIQATHRISNDRAPSVNDPFKGSLLSGNGIGSFGSNSHVWDAPDKFGPGIQFNSAITNGDRNTRMLYDQSRAPRTNRSKVQKPSMITVKAYRNKVGAGDAHGNIVIQTDKYNRDDFALDYSEAKFFVIKSYSEDDVHKSIKYNVWSSTPNGNKKLDSAYNEAQMISAGKPRHCPVFLFFSVNASGHFCGVAEMVGPVDFSKDMEFWQQDKWIGSFPIKWHIIKDVPNTSLRHIILENNENRPVTSSRDTQEVPYLPGLSMLHIFKNSSPGTSLLDDFMFYEERQKIMEEERSRLPRRGYSKPFALASSAQSYRPSDSAYLGGPALSQNQLNGPVNELLHLDEYQSHVAVENGTQNNAEQQNGIAHLPEKFGKLDLTAVQTSKEVAKQSGVFVKEKAVLNGSAKQLYEADGKEPIFLTKNSPITIKKSNELGGPKKAVSPECHPKVDKEDTSPELAHTNDVESVFQIGSITIYPEGGKTNSSLQGPRESYSEDVVTVGSMRIKVNKDGQSSLIEKS
- the LOC120250088 gene encoding short-chain dehydrogenase reductase 3b-like, translated to MASSDSNSMLRLEGKVAIITGAASGIGEATARLFAAHGATVVIADVQDELGEAVAASIGLHKSSYKHCDVTDEKQVEEIVDYTVGKYGRLDIMHGNAGILGPIEGVMDMDLTQLDKTLAVHVRGTAAAIKHAARAMRASGTRGSIICTASVAARQGNLGPVAYTAAKHAVIGLMRSAVSDLGAHGIRINCISPYGVATPLACSFSGKAPEKVEDDFYKMAVLKGVVLKGGHVAQAALFLASDASEYISGHDLVIDGGVTVVMRE